From the Vallicoccus soli genome, the window CCTCGCCGGCGAGGCCGGTGAACAGCGGGGCGTACGTGGGCTGGCCCGCCCAGCGGCTGAAGAGCAGGCCGCCCACGACGATGGCCACGAGGGCGAGCGCGGTGACGGCCTTCTGGCCCGGGGTGAAGCCCTTGAGGGTGGTGGTGGCGCGCCCGAGGGCGCCGCTCAGGGCCGGGTTCACAGGGGCATCCGCATGATCTCGTTGAACGCCTCGACGCCCTTGTTGCGCAGCGTCGTCGCGAGCTCGGTGGCGAGGCTCGCCTGCGTCGCGGCGATCGTGTAGTCGTGGACGTCCTGCAGGTCACCGGTGGCCGCCTGCACCGACATCTCGTCGGCGCGGGCCTGCAGGCCCTGCACCTGCTGCAGGCCCTGGGCGAGCAGCGCGCCGAAGCCGCCGTCGCCGGCCGCGGCGGCCGGCGCCGCGGTGGTGGCGGGGTCGAGGGGGACGACCGGGGCGACCGGCATCCCGATGGGCATGACGCTCACGCGCCCCTCCCGATGGTGAGGGCCTGCTGGAAGGAGTCCTTGGCGCGGTCCACGACCGCGAGGTTCGCCTGGTAGCCGCGCTGGGCCATGATCAGCTGCGTCATCTGGCTGGCCAGGTCGATGTCGGGGTAGCGCACGTAGCCGCCCTCGTCCGCCAGCGGGTGGTCCGGCTCGTAGACCATGCGGCCCTCGGGGCTGCCGGCGCTCGCGACGCCCGCGACGCGCACGCCGCCCTGGCCGCTGCCGTAGTCCACGGCCTGCGCGATGACGTAGCGGGCGCGGAACGCCTCGCCGTCGGTCGAGGTGGCCGTGTTGATGTTCGCGATGTTGTCCGAGATCGCGTCCATCCACTTGCGGGTGGTGGTGATGCCCGAGCCGGAGATGCCGAGCGCGCCGAAGAGGGGCATCAGGCACCCCGCAGCGCGGTGCGCACCAGGGAGAACTGGTGGTCCATCGCCTGCGTGACGAGCTGGTACCGCAGCCCCGTCTCGACGTTGCTCAGCGTCTCCTCGTCGAGGTTGACGTTGTTGCCGTCCTCGCGGGTCGGGCGCATCGAGCGGACCATCGAGGGGCCGGCGGCGGCGCCCGACGCGTCGCCCGAGGCGACCGCGGCGCGCAGCGCGTCCTCGAACTCGACCTTGCCGGCCAGGAAGCCGGGGGTCTCGATGTTGGCGACGTTGTCGGCGATGGCGCGCTGGCGCGCAGCCAGGCCGCGCAGGGCGGACTGGAGCGCGACGGACGTCACGTCGTCGTACACGGACTGCTCCTCGAGGAGGGTCGAGCGGGGTGGGTGCCAGTCCGTTGGCGAGGGGGTCGTGCAGCGAGCGCTCCGTGCTCACTGGGTGCTTCGGCCGGGAGGTCGGGGACCTTGACCCGGACGGCGGTGCGTCGCGGGGCGTACGGCTCAGAGGGCGCGGTCGAGGAAGACCGGGCGCTCACGGCGGTCGCCGGGGTCCAGCCGGGCGGCGAGCGCGGCCTGCCGGCGGTTGCCGGACATGGCGCGCACGAGCTCCTCGGAGGCGCGCAGCTGGCGCTCGAGGATGGCCGCGGCGCGCGCGGCGAGGTCCTGCGGCAGGG encodes:
- the fliE gene encoding flagellar hook-basal body complex protein FliE, with protein sequence MPIGMPVAPVVPLDPATTAAPAAAAGDGGFGALLAQGLQQVQGLQARADEMSVQAATGDLQDVHDYTIAATQASLATELATTLRNKGVEAFNEIMRMPL
- the flgB gene encoding flagellar basal body rod protein FlgB, with the protein product MYDDVTSVALQSALRGLAARQRAIADNVANIETPGFLAGKVEFEDALRAAVASGDASGAAAGPSMVRSMRPTREDGNNVNLDEETLSNVETGLRYQLVTQAMDHQFSLVRTALRGA
- the flgC gene encoding flagellar basal body rod protein FlgC — protein: MPLFGALGISGSGITTTRKWMDAISDNIANINTATSTDGEAFRARYVIAQAVDYGSGQGGVRVAGVASAGSPEGRMVYEPDHPLADEGGYVRYPDIDLASQMTQLIMAQRGYQANLAVVDRAKDSFQQALTIGRGA